A genome region from Halomarina pelagica includes the following:
- a CDS encoding CPBP family intramembrane glutamic endopeptidase encodes MFTESQSGDTARATLRVGGLAIGAYIAGSILVVVTIGLLESVGIRIVDRPARRLLLGTVLLQGVAFGGVAIGYLIRSNKLGDLLRIHAPSWKDAATIIVGTVGLVGFVMIISVILETYGISVAQNNVVSTARDAPMTFLLLVPLSILLVGPGEELLYRGVVQGTLADVSHPIRAVILASAIFSLIHIFSLTGDGKILYLGIVFVQALVLGGTYLYTSNLVVPSLIHGFYNAIQFAFAYLSAIGLI; translated from the coding sequence ATGTTTACCGAGAGCCAGTCAGGCGATACAGCGAGGGCGACACTCAGAGTCGGTGGCTTGGCGATCGGTGCCTACATTGCCGGGAGCATTCTAGTAGTTGTCACAATCGGACTGCTAGAATCGGTCGGAATTCGTATCGTTGATCGGCCAGCACGACGGCTACTTCTCGGAACAGTATTGCTTCAAGGTGTCGCGTTCGGTGGCGTAGCGATCGGCTATCTTATCAGATCGAATAAACTCGGCGATCTACTCCGGATACATGCTCCGTCGTGGAAAGACGCTGCAACGATTATCGTCGGTACGGTGGGACTCGTTGGATTCGTGATGATCATATCAGTTATACTAGAAACCTACGGTATCTCGGTCGCTCAGAACAACGTCGTCTCGACGGCCCGTGATGCTCCGATGACCTTCCTCCTCCTCGTCCCCCTCTCGATACTCCTCGTCGGTCCTGGCGAGGAACTCCTCTATCGAGGTGTCGTTCAAGGGACTCTGGCCGACGTCTCCCATCCGATTCGCGCAGTGATACTCGCAAGTGCGATATTCTCACTCATCCACATTTTCTCGCTGACTGGTGACGGGAAAATACTGTATCTCGGTATTGTCTTCGTTCAAGCCCTTGTTCTCGGCGGAACGTACCTCTATACGAGCAACCTCGTCGTTCCATCTCTCATTCATGGATTCTATAATGCGATCCAGTTTGCATTCGCATATCTCTCCGCGATTGGACTTATTTGA
- a CDS encoding tyrosine-type recombinase/integrase → MIPDTQADGTPGDEPLREPIDARLRSIDAGNYRRSVRSALEEFATVVCEDGDIQAVDDITKHDCRYYAQYLRDRANRDGDQFSARTAHKNYAFVRASFTWWQRDDRIATNPAQWRGATDELPEITSDPDRQFWTRQDRTAILRHVDQQVDAVLNEGDDPLPAFRDRAIVYVLALSGVRGAEVFRDPADDRREGLRWSDVDLDGGILRVFGKTRTYQSAPLPTDARSRLRRYKQVLDPEEGWPVFPSLHRPSLYRTVREGLADELPEQRIEELLDEGGPLAVMRKYDLIPPALSVRGARTVMKRLCEAADLDIDGEYLKPHGARRGLGHQLYTEGQAELAQEALRHQSVETTHQAYHDVQAEATARRVDEILSWE, encoded by the coding sequence ATGATACCCGACACGCAGGCAGACGGTACGCCAGGGGATGAGCCCCTCAGGGAGCCAATCGACGCCCGTCTCCGCAGCATCGACGCCGGCAACTACCGCCGATCGGTGCGATCCGCGCTCGAAGAGTTCGCCACCGTCGTCTGCGAGGACGGCGACATCCAGGCCGTCGACGACATCACCAAACACGACTGCCGCTACTACGCGCAATACCTCCGCGACCGTGCGAACCGCGACGGCGACCAGTTCAGCGCTCGAACCGCACACAAGAACTACGCGTTCGTTCGAGCGTCGTTCACCTGGTGGCAACGCGACGACCGTATCGCGACCAACCCGGCGCAGTGGCGCGGCGCGACCGACGAACTCCCCGAGATAACGAGTGACCCCGACCGACAGTTCTGGACCAGACAGGACCGGACGGCGATCCTCCGACACGTCGACCAGCAAGTGGACGCCGTCCTCAACGAGGGCGACGACCCCCTTCCAGCGTTCCGCGATCGCGCGATCGTCTACGTCCTCGCCCTCTCGGGCGTTCGCGGCGCCGAGGTGTTCCGCGATCCCGCCGACGACCGTCGCGAGGGACTACGCTGGTCGGACGTCGACCTCGACGGCGGGATCCTCCGCGTGTTCGGCAAGACCCGGACCTATCAGTCCGCTCCTCTCCCGACGGACGCGCGGAGCCGTCTCCGGCGGTACAAGCAGGTACTCGACCCGGAGGAGGGATGGCCCGTCTTCCCCTCGCTCCACCGCCCGTCGCTCTATCGCACCGTCCGAGAGGGCCTCGCCGACGAACTGCCGGAGCAACGGATCGAGGAGTTGCTCGACGAAGGGGGACCGCTCGCGGTGATGCGGAAGTACGATCTCATCCCGCCAGCACTGTCGGTCCGCGGCGCTCGCACGGTAATGAAGCGCCTCTGCGAGGCGGCCGACCTCGACATCGACGGCGAGTACCTCAAACCGCACGGTGCCCGTCGAGGGCTCGGCCACCAGCTGTACACCGAGGGCCAGGCCGAACTCGCCCAGGAGGCGTTACGGCATCAATCGGTAGAGACGACCCACCAGGCGTATCACGACGTGCAGGCCGAAGCGACCGCTCGCCGTGTCGATGAAATTCTGAGCTGGGAATAG
- a CDS encoding DUF7520 family protein, protein MEVYSVTPVRGRGIPNEELSTSNESGDGTGRVRSDLNTPTLGFDMGDAPTGSRSGRRTILLAFSLVIPIAGGFGLYVGALLPNSATVGLWMLQFHPTPAKMALYGIIAMTIILGTLLGLVHTASRFDPKTTQ, encoded by the coding sequence ATGGAAGTATACAGCGTTACTCCCGTACGAGGTAGAGGCATCCCAAATGAAGAGCTATCGACGAGTAATGAATCAGGAGATGGAACGGGGCGAGTGAGAAGCGATTTGAACACCCCCACTCTTGGGTTTGATATGGGCGATGCTCCAACTGGGTCTCGATCTGGTCGACGAACCATCCTACTGGCGTTCTCCCTCGTCATCCCGATCGCAGGCGGCTTCGGACTCTACGTAGGGGCCTTGCTCCCAAATTCAGCCACCGTTGGACTTTGGATGCTCCAGTTTCACCCGACTCCGGCAAAGATGGCACTCTATGGAATAATCGCTATGACGATTATCCTCGGTACACTGCTCGGCCTCGTCCATACAGCCTCGCGCTTTGATCCAAAGACCACGCAGTAG
- a CDS encoding cbb3-type cytochrome c oxidase subunit I has protein sequence MQIDLGVPGVLLSVALLLVFGAVTYMWQTRRAAQTDGGYTTSIEGETETEKLPGLARWFTTVDHRDIAILYILFGVVAALWGGTDAMMVRTELITPGKTIWGTETYNGLFTTHGITMIFFFVVPVFSGIANYFLPPLIGADDMAFPRINAIAFWLLPPALVLVRGGLITEILGKVIEPLGLAAIAAPLLALEPVTTSWTMYTPLSVEQANMQVDLMLLGLHLSGLATVMASINFIVTIFAERSENVTWATLDIFSWTMLTMSGLALFAFPVLGSALIMLFLDRNFGTTFFAIDGGGPMLWQNLFWFWGHPEVYILVLPAFGLTSFILPKFTDRRLFGFKFIVYSTLAIGVLSFGVWAHHMFTTGLDPRVRASFMAVTLAIAVPSAVKVFNWMTTMWSGRIRLTAPMILIIGGIGTFVIGGVTGVFLASIPVDLVLQDTYYVVGHFHFIIMGIIAMSMVAASYYWFPILTRRMYDQRIAKVQAGLMIVGVFLTFTPMLIMGYLGLPRRYATYPQQFTLLNQIATGGAYILGTSVFLWLVNFVQSARIGPLVMDADVWNLKETGQFTREWQWFEEQLKERYDIDDQLAVQNQSPTSNE, from the coding sequence ATGCAAATAGATCTCGGCGTCCCCGGCGTACTCCTAAGTGTCGCACTCCTCCTCGTGTTCGGTGCTGTCACATACATGTGGCAAACTCGTAGAGCGGCGCAGACTGATGGAGGATACACCACGTCTATCGAGGGTGAAACGGAAACCGAAAAACTCCCCGGACTCGCCCGCTGGTTCACGACGGTCGATCACAGGGACATCGCAATCCTGTACATCCTGTTCGGCGTCGTCGCGGCCCTTTGGGGTGGAACCGACGCTATGATGGTCCGGACCGAACTCATCACCCCCGGTAAAACCATTTGGGGAACGGAGACGTACAATGGGTTGTTCACGACCCATGGAATTACGATGATATTCTTCTTCGTCGTCCCGGTGTTCTCAGGGATTGCCAACTACTTCCTCCCACCGCTTATCGGGGCGGACGACATGGCGTTCCCCCGTATCAACGCTATCGCCTTCTGGCTTCTACCACCAGCATTAGTATTGGTTCGAGGCGGCCTCATCACTGAAATCCTCGGTAAAGTGATCGAACCACTCGGCCTAGCCGCAATAGCGGCACCCCTCCTGGCACTTGAGCCAGTTACGACTAGCTGGACGATGTATACACCGCTCTCGGTCGAACAGGCAAATATGCAGGTCGATCTCATGCTGTTGGGTTTACACCTGAGCGGCCTTGCGACGGTGATGGCATCGATCAACTTCATCGTCACCATCTTCGCAGAGCGCTCCGAGAACGTCACTTGGGCAACGCTCGATATCTTCAGCTGGACGATGCTCACCATGTCGGGGCTAGCACTGTTTGCATTCCCTGTTCTTGGTAGCGCGCTCATCATGCTCTTTCTCGATCGGAACTTCGGGACGACGTTCTTCGCGATCGATGGCGGTGGGCCGATGCTCTGGCAGAACCTCTTCTGGTTCTGGGGCCATCCTGAGGTGTACATCCTCGTTCTCCCCGCCTTCGGGCTAACGAGCTTTATCCTCCCGAAATTTACTGATCGACGGCTGTTCGGATTCAAATTTATCGTATATTCAACCCTCGCGATCGGTGTCCTGAGTTTCGGCGTCTGGGCTCACCATATGTTCACGACGGGACTCGATCCGCGTGTCCGTGCGTCGTTCATGGCCGTAACGCTCGCAATCGCCGTCCCGAGTGCCGTCAAGGTGTTCAACTGGATGACGACGATGTGGAGCGGGCGCATCCGGCTGACCGCCCCGATGATCCTCATTATCGGTGGTATCGGTACATTCGTTATCGGTGGCGTTACGGGGGTGTTTCTCGCGTCAATCCCCGTCGATCTCGTCCTCCAGGACACGTACTACGTCGTCGGTCACTTTCACTTCATCATCATGGGCATCATCGCGATGTCCATGGTCGCGGCGAGCTACTACTGGTTCCCGATCCTCACCCGGCGGATGTACGATCAACGGATCGCAAAAGTCCAAGCTGGACTCATGATCGTCGGCGTTTTCCTCACCTTCACGCCGATGCTCATTATGGGATACCTTGGACTCCCACGTCGATATGCAACCTATCCCCAGCAGTTTACATTGCTTAATCAAATCGCCACTGGCGGAGCATATATCTTAGGAACGAGTGTCTTTCTCTGGCTCGTTAACTTCGTCCAGTCAGCACGTATCGGTCCGCTAGTAATGGACGCAGATGTCTGGAACCTAAAAGAGACCGGGCAATTTACCCGTGAGTGGCAGTGGTTCGAAGAACAACTCAAAGAGCGATACGATATTGATGACCAACTAGCAGTACAGAACCAATCGCCCACCTCTAATGAGTAA
- a CDS encoding plastocyanin/azurin family copper-binding protein: MYRREFLRTAGGTASAVTVAAGSDTAQQSENTNGGGNESGGGGGESGPIDYGGWLDDANGWEEGGTVDQRGNKAITVKVGVGKGGLAFEPVAVHVDEGTKIKWESAGHNVHAMSGADFQSEIQGPESTYEWTAEGRLVVNYQCDPHAGQGMLAAIAIGDNVPRAAPAGLVKPAVSNGAKSLAIATITAMVSTLAQQPGVEGGILNA; encoded by the coding sequence ATGTATAGACGAGAGTTTTTGCGGACGGCCGGAGGAACAGCCAGCGCCGTCACAGTTGCCGCTGGATCAGATACTGCCCAACAGAGTGAGAACACCAATGGCGGTGGGAACGAGTCCGGCGGTGGTGGCGGCGAGAGCGGGCCGATCGACTACGGTGGGTGGCTCGACGACGCCAACGGCTGGGAAGAGGGTGGCACCGTCGATCAGCGCGGGAACAAGGCGATCACCGTCAAGGTTGGTGTTGGTAAGGGGGGCCTCGCATTTGAGCCCGTTGCGGTCCACGTCGACGAAGGGACAAAAATAAAATGGGAGTCAGCGGGTCACAACGTTCACGCGATGTCTGGTGCTGATTTTCAATCCGAGATTCAGGGTCCAGAGAGTACATATGAGTGGACGGCTGAAGGTAGGCTCGTTGTCAATTACCAGTGCGATCCCCATGCAGGTCAGGGTATGCTTGCTGCCATCGCTATCGGCGACAACGTCCCACGAGCAGCACCGGCCGGCCTGGTGAAGCCCGCCGTCTCTAACGGTGCGAAGTCCCTTGCTATCGCGACCATCACTGCAATGGTCTCAACACTCGCACAGCAGCCAGGAGTTGAAGGTGGTATTCTCAATGCATAG